A segment of the Chlorocebus sabaeus isolate Y175 chromosome 15, mChlSab1.0.hap1, whole genome shotgun sequence genome:
gcctcaacctcctgggctcaggcaatcctcccacctcagcctcccaggtagctggaactacaggcatatgacAACATGtgcagcccttttttttttctttttttctttttttctttttttcttttttttttgtagcagtgaggtttcgctatgttgctcaggctggtcttgaactcctgtactcaagcaatcctcctgctcggcctcccaaagtgcttagattacaggtgtgagccacggtgtctGGCCTGTTTGAATTCTTAAGTGTAGAAATTTCCTTAAGGTTACTCAGATTCTGCTGATCATCATTTATTCCAGGAATTAAAGAAGAGTCTTTCTATATCACTTATCTACTTAGTCCTCAAGGCATAATCCAAGTATTACCTTCTCTACTCCCTCACCTGGAAGGCCTATCATCAGTGGGGTTGTATTCACCATCATCCAGGGTACCATCTTCATACAAGGTACTAGCTATGACCAACCGGAACTTGTCACCTGAAAATAACAGCAATATCAGAGAGTGAAGAATAGCGGAAGTGGCAAAATGCCTCTTATTATTGTCTGTGTTCAATACTTACCCAAGTCTACAGGGTAAATTTGAATGTTTACATCTAAGATTAGATCCATCTTGAAAGATTCACTCTCACAATGCAGTCGAGACACTGGGGAGAAGCAGGAAAAGAGTGACAGAGGTATTGCCAGGCCCAAGGCAGATCCTACAGTGTGGGATTGTATGCAACAGAATACTCAATCTAACCCAGTCTACAACCACTGGTCTCTCATCTGCTCTCATAGAAATGCAGGCTCCATCAGAACCAGACATGCAACaaggaaaaggggagaaaaactGTGGCAAGTGAACGTAATCCCCAGAAAACAACCAAAGATACTTCAGCAGCAAATAATACCCGGTTCTAGGCCTGCCTGGATGACTGAGAACCtgactctgggcaagttattCAATCATCCAAAGGTTTCCTCTTTCTATGACAGGCACCGTGCTGAGGGGAGTTATCAAGATGTATAAGAACTGGTATCCGTCTTGAAAACATCTGAGTctccaggcaaagaaagagacatcaaagagaaaattattGATAGATGACAAAATAAAGAGGTGTAGGCCagtggagtggctcacgcctgtaatcccaacattttgggaggccgaggcaggtggatcacttgaggtcaggagttcgagaccagcctggccaatgtggtgaaaccccgtctctactaaaaatacaaaattagccaggcgtggtggagcatgtctgtaatcccagctacttgggaggctgaggcagagaatcgcttgaacccaggagacggaggttgtggtgagccaagatcgtgccactacactccagcctgggctcgaggctctgtctcaaaaaaaaaaaagggatatacCAAGCAGCTAACTCTAACTCAGAGAAGACTTAAAGCGCTAAGGATTATGAGATACAAGAATATAGGCTCTGAAGTCAGATTACTCGCTGTGAAGCCTTGGGTGGATTactctttcagaaaaaaatggggaAGGCACCACCCACCTCATGAGGACTCTCATTTTcttgaggagtctcgctctgttgccaggctggagtgcagtggcgcgatcttggctcactgcaacctccgcctcccaggttcaggcaattctcctgcctcagcctcccaagtagctgggattacaggcgcccgcctgtaatttttgtatttttggtagagacggggtttcaccatgttggccaggctggtctcacaagACAGTGTCTAGCACAGAGCAGGTAGCGATTATAAAGATGCCCAGGAGTTTGCCAGCACCATGACAAAAGGCCACCCAGGCACCGGGCACGGCATGCGTGAAGCCAGAGAAAGCTCGGGAGTCTcccttttctcatccataaaatgtttCCTGAGGGAGGTCCCTACATCAGGACCTGCTGGTAGGGGCAGGCCACAAGAGCTGGGTGGACACGGGGTCCAGGGGCATGTCCGCGAGGTTAGCCTCTTCCTCCAAATCGCCCCTACGTACTTTACTTACCTCGGTCAAACTTCTTGCCCTCCGGGTCAATATCCTTCACATCGAAAATATCTTCAAACAGGATGCCTGCCATCGCGAGGGGGCCACGAGAGCAGCAGAAGGGGTGAGCGGGCGACCACAGCTGGGAGTACGCGCAAACCCTCTCGTGCAGAAGAGGGGAGAAGAGCAAAAGCAGCTGTTGCATGCGCGGCAGCCAGACAACAGTGGCGCATGCGCACAAACAAGCGGTAACGCGACCACTTCCGCCACAGACTCTCGCTCGGGGCTACTTAACTTCCGCCCCAAAAGATTGCTCCCGAGAGGCTTCGGCGTTGAGGGCGGGTCTCACGTCCAGGTGGCCCCGCCCAGGGCGGGGAAACAATAGGTCCAACCTCCCGCGGCTGTAGAGCGGGTTCTAGCGCTCAGCTGGGGCTCTGCTGCGCCCTCTTCAGAGGCCGGGTCCCGAAGATTGGAATGCGTGGGGGCCTAACCCAGGCAGGGACCTTGATCCTTGGCCCAGAGAAGCCGGGCCCTAGCCCTACCCCGCCGGTCTGCGTGCCCGCCGAGGGCACAGTCCGCGCCGAGGGCAGGTGGAGCAGAACCCCGCCCCAGAGGTGCCCAGCCCCTCCAGCCGGCACCGCGGACCCCGGGGCCTGCCTGGGCCGGCTTGGCCCTGCTGGATGTAACCCGAGCCGGATCCGTCCAGTTTGGGAATTTGCCATGATGTCGCTATGGAGAAGAGGAAAGCCTGTATTGTCCCCTCCCCTCGTACTGCACCCTCCCACCACTGCCCTCTTCCCCCAGGCCCTGCTGTCTTCCCCCTCACCGCCCCCTCAGCCTGGCTCCCGCCACCCGCCTCCCCTGGGCATTACCCCTCCAACTTAGTCCTCCACTGCCTTCTCCTGGACACGGATCCCCTCCGTGCCCCTTCAGCCTGGCACTGCCCTGTCCCTTGGACACCAGCTCTTCCCTCACACTGGCCCTTCCTCCTGCGTGCTGGCTTCTATCACAAGGCTCCCCCTTCCCGGGCACTGCCCCCGCCCCCTGaggccctcctctgcctcccaaatgccCCTTCCTCCTGGTGCTGGCTGTCCCGCACACTTGTGCGTTTCCTGGGCGCTGCCCTCGCTCCTCTCACACTATCTCTAGGCTGCCCATCCACGCTGCGCGCGCTCTGCCATCTGTTCtatccttccccagcccctgataGAGAACCCAGAGCACCAGCAGGCGGTTCCCCCAAAGCGGAGAGATGGAAGCAGCGACTCTGGTTCCTCCTTGGGCCCAACCAGGGAGAAGCGACCCACGCCCGCGTCCCAGAAGTGGACTTCCCGGCACCTGGAGCTCCCTTCCCTCCGGCCTACCCCTTCCGGTgccctccccaacctccacccctgcACACCCCGTAGGCCGGGTTGCTCCAAGTGCACCTCCCCAGGGGAGCCCCGAGAAAAGGAAGGATGAGGAAGACGGCTCCAATTCCCTCCGAATTCTCCCAGCTTTGCTTTTCACCCCTGACGGGGCAGAGGGGCCTtcctgggcctgtctgggccgcTCGTCCCTTCGGAGGGGCAGAGGGGAGGCGGCTCCTAACGGGCTGACCCGGAGGAATCCGATGTAGACAGCtccgcagcccccagccccaacCCCTACGGAGTTCAGGCGTCTGCAGCCCGTCCTGCCTGGGCACTGGGAACTGCGAACCCGGGTGGGCCCCTCCACGTGCCAGTAGACCCGCCCCTCCCAGGCGCCCCTCTCCGACCCGGGCCTCTGCAGGGAGCCGGCGCGGGCTTACGCCTTCCCAGCGCCCTTTGCCGCCTCTCGGGAGGCCCCGCACGGACCCCAGCCTGGCTGGGCCGTCCCCTCCGGATGGGCCGGCGGGCGGAGCAGCGCAGAGGGCACCGCCCTCGGCCCGCCCGCCGAGGAGGGGACGCGAGCGGGAGGCTGCGCCAGCGGCGCCCGCCGGGGGCCCGCCGCACTCTGCTCTCGGCCTCCCGAGCTGCGGGGACGGGACGGCTACCTGCGCTGACTCTGCGGGCCGGGAGCCGAGTCCGGGACAGAGCCGGAGCCGCTGAGGGAGGCGAGAGGGCAGTGCGCGGAGATGGCGGCCGCGGCGGCGGAGGAAGGGATGGAACCGCGGGCGCTGCAGTACGAGCAGACCCTGGTAAGTGAAGCTGAGCTGAGCCCGAGGAGTGCGCTCCGGGACCGCCGCTCCAGGTTACCCTGAGAAGCGCGAGGACCAGGGGCCTACCCTAATCCTGTCCCAGCCTTTtgagctggggaaactgaggcttggaagtttgaggctgcagggccGAAGGGATGGAAACTGCATGCTGGTTTCTGGCTGAGGCTGAGGGCCTGCAGAGGACAAGGACACCAGGTACTTGTCCTAGGTGTCCTTCCCCTCACCCCCCCAACATGCACATTTTCTTTGCTCCTCCCCTTCACCACTTGGGCCCAAGTCTTAGCACCCCACTGCCCCTTCCGCGGCACCATTCACACCATTGAAGTTTCCACCACCCAAGACATTCTCTGTGTCCCTGCCATGTGCATGGCACCATGCTAAGCATAGAATCTAGTGTGTAGAAAGATGGTCCACCCCAGACCCTACCTCTGGGGGCTCCACACCCAGCGTTGGCTCTAGGAGCCCCTCAGTTGACTCTGGAAAAAGGTGGTTTGCCACTCTGGGGGACAGGAGCATTAGGGAGGGTGGGTGAAGCAGGAATGGGTGTGGGAATTGGAAGCTTTGTCCATGCTGATGTGGGGTATCCAGCCCCCACCCACCGCTGGGTGTGTCCCCTGACCTCATTAGAAGCAGGGGTCCTGGGCTCTGAGCCGACTTATCGCCCCCATTGTTACTTGGTGTTTGAGAAGCCACGTGACCCTCCTCATGTCACTGGGGTGGAAGACCCAAGCCCTAGGGAAAGGAAGGGGCCCCTGGTTCCTTTTTACCAGCTTGGGCTGGAATTTGCCCAGGAAGGTGGCAGGGAGGGAACGTCTTGGGGAGGAGAGGCTGTAACTAAGTCTGGGAGGTGCCCAGTTAGGAGAAAGTAGCTGGATGAATCAGGATGACAGGGAGAGGTGGGAATAGAGCAAGGGTAAAGGGGCCAACCCTTGGGATGGGGTAGGAGACACTTGTCAATCGGCCCAGACCAGGATAGGAGCATGGTCAAGGAAGCCAGGCACCTGGCCTCTGAAATGGTGCCTCCTAACACCAGCCACCACCTCTCCATCTCCGTGCCTTCCAGCTGTCTCTGGAATGAGCTCTCAGGGTCGAGCTCTGTCCCCCACACTCCGGTGCTCCAGCCTGCCCCCGCCCCCCTTCCCCATCCTGTCCCTTTGtctttctctcccactctagCCTCCCTCCTCCTACACGGTGCTTGCCTCTTAATACTCTCcgttctcttcctcctcccgactccttcctctctcatccccttctttctcttctctgtcccTTCACCttgcctctcttttttcttttcctttctcctctctagttctctcttctcttctctttgctttcccTTTCCTCACTCTCTATCTCTcaccctctctctgtctctatctttccctcccttcctccccccctCCAATCCCAGCCCCAACAGGAGCCCTTTGTGTCCCGAAGCTCTGCGGGTGGCAGCCGGAATCTACTCCTCCCCGCCCCCCAACACACGCCCAGCTTGGCAGGTCTAGCCATGGTTCAGGCGACTCTCCGGTCCCATCACCCCAGCATCCACAGTCACAGCCCAGCCATCCTCAGCCTCCGCTGTCCCCCAACCCACCACTGGGCTCAGTGCAGCTCCATAGTGGGGCTGAAGTCACCAAGCCCTCTCCACCCTAGGCAAGAGACTTTCCACTCCCAGCTGGGCTGGCAGGCTGGTGGGGGTGGCAGTGGAGAATGGGGACAAGGGGATTagggtgggtgggaggggtgCAGCTGAGTTGGTCACAGGCCAGAGGCCCAGCAGGAACGTGATAAGGATTGGGGCTGCGCCTGCTCCTGGGCCCAACTCAGCTGCCCCGAGCTCCATGAGGCTCTTATTGTTGCCCATGTGCCCTTGATCATCTCTTACTCCCTGACCTTCCCGCCTCCCACTTTTAGACTGTGCCACAggttttttccatcttttcctctTCTGGGGCTTCCCTCTCACTCCTCCTCAgtgccccagccccaggcctgtgAGAAGAGGACCGATTATTCTGCCACCCCCAGAGCTGTGTCCCTGTACCTTGGCTGTCCCCATCACTCTGGCCAGGACAGCCCCCACAGTCTGCAATGTGCATTGTTCCCACACCTTGGGCCAGAGTGGGAACTGTGCGTTCAAGAGGGATATCCGATGTGGGGGCTGGGAGAAGGGGAGTGGAGGCTCTAAGAACCCTCCCTGCATTCCCACTCAGCCCATGACCTCAAATGCCCCCATCCCTCCTGTTGCTCCAGATGTATGGCCGGTACACTCAGGACCTTGGGGCCTTTGCCAAAGAGGAAGCTGCTCGGATTCGCCTGGGAGGGCCTGAACCCTGGAAAGGTCCCCCTTCCCCTCGGGCTGCCCCAGAGCTCTTGGAATATGGACGGAGCCGTTGTGCCCGATGCCGCAGTGAGAACTGGGTTGGGGGCAAGGGACCTGGCTGTGCTATGCTGAGGGGAGCAGAGGCCATTAGAGCTGCTGATGGGGGAGAGGGGGCAGTTGAGGGGGCCGTAAAAGGGGTAGGAGCACTTTGGTGCCAGCCTCCCgcttcttcccttccctgcatCCAGTCTGTTCTGTCCGCTGCCACAAATTCCTAGTATCCAGGGTTGGTGAAGATTGGATCTTCCTGGTCCTGCTGGGGCTCCTCATGGCATTGGTCAGCTGGGCCATGGACTATGCCATTGCTGCCTGTCTGCAAGGTGAGGGCGACAGCCGGCAGGGGGAGGACTGGGAAGAAACCTCCTGCGTCCATGCCACACTCATCTAGACGTGGAGGAAGGCATCTTGGCTTCTTGGCCACTGACCACTTTCCCCAGCCAGTCTGACTGCCCAGATTCAGGCATCTTCTCAGCCACTCCCATAGGGTACAGCTTCTTGTGTCCCCTCTCCAAGTGACCCTCTTGCCTAGGTTGGGCTTTGTCCCCGTGAATGCCCTCAGGGACCCTTTCCTTCCCCCATGCCCTGACATGTGGCATTCCTTGGGACAGCCTGTCATATCAGCGTGGTCCACTGGCCAGGCAGGTAGTGGGTCTGTGCACTGGGGGTCCAGCAGGTCATCTTCCCACAGCCCAGCAGTGGATGTCCCGGGGTTTGAACACTAGCATCTTACTCCAGTACCTGGCCTGGGTCACCTACCCTGTTGTCCTCATCACTTTCTCAGCCGGATTCACACAGATCCTGGCCCCTCAGGCTGTCGGTATGttagaagagaaggggagggcAGAGGTGAGACCCCCGAAATGGGCACACCGAATGCCTCTCCTGAGACTGTTCCCTCTCCAGGCTCTGGCATCCCTGAGATGAAGACCATCTTGCGGGGGGTGGTGCTGAAAGAATACCTCACACTCAAGACCTTTATAGCTAAGGTCATTGGGCTGACCTGCGCCCTGGGCAGCGGAATGCCGCTTGGCAAAGAGGTAACTGCAGGTTGGGGAATGAAGGAGTCCCTCCTGGTGGAAGAGGAGGCCAGGCCAAGGTCAGGGTGGGCCCCCTCCCGACTCACGGCCTGCCCCATCCCGCAGGGCCCTTTTGTGCATATCGCAAGCATGTGTGCTGCCCTTCTCAGCAAGTTCCTCTCCCTCTTTGGGGGTATCTATGAGGTAAGGGGAACCCTGAGGGAAGtggggggcagaggctgctgAGCCCACGGCTGACCCCCTCTTGCCACCACTCTCGCCAGAATGAATCCCGGAACACAGAGATGCTGGCTGCCGCCTGTGCCGTGGGGGTGGGCTGCTGCTTTGCGGCACCTATTGGAGGTAGGCAGGGCTCCTAGGTCTGTCCAGCCCCACAACCCTGCCCTTGGCCTCTCCTCCTTGACCCCTCTTCTCTGGGTCCGAGGCCTTAGGCCAGGCCCAGGCCTCAAGTGACGGTCTCCCTCCCCCTCACAGGCGTCCTCTTCAGCATCGAGGTCACCTCCACCTTCTTCGCGGTACGGAACTACTGGCGGGGCTTCTTCGCTGCCACCTTCAGCGCCTTCATCTTCCGGGTCTTGGCAGTCTGGAACCGGGATGAAGGTGGGGGGCACCCAGGGGATAAGGGCAGCCCGAGATGGTGCTAGGTAGGGGGCCCACAAGGCTAGGCCTGCCTCCCTCTGCTATTCTTCCCTTTAGAGACTATTACGGCCCTCTTCAAAACCCGATTCCGGCTCGACTTCCCCTTTGACCTGCAGGAGCTGCCAGCCTTTGCTGTCATTGGGTGAGGAGCTAAGGGGCCTGGGGGTGTTGGAGAGGAGGGGGGATTTCTGGAAGACTCCTGTTCAGTCGGGTGCCTCTTCCCTTTCCAGTATTGCTAGTGGCTTCGGTGGAGCCCTCTTTGTCTACCTGAACCGGAAGATTGTCCAGGTGATGCGGAAGCAGAAAACCATCAATCGCTTCCTCATGAGGAAGTGAGTGGCTCTCGGCTCCTCTCCAGGCTGCTTTGGGTTGTATAAGGGCCGCAGTAGGTCAGGGGACAGTGATGGCGAGAGagtgacccagtcaaaacaggcaCTCCCCTGAGAAATCAGCCAGGGTATTTTCCAGGCTGAGTGAGCATTTTTATGTTCATATGAACTACCTGAAAATTGGCACTTTTAAGTTTATAGTCAGTGGCAG
Coding sequences within it:
- the POLR2H gene encoding DNA-directed RNA polymerases I, II, and III subunit RPABC3, whose product is MQQLLLLFSPLLHERVCAYSQLWSPAHPFCCSRGPLAMAGILFEDIFDVKDIDPEGKKFDRVSRLHCESESFKMDLILDVNIQIYPVDLGDKFRLVIASTLYEDGTLDDGEYNPTDDRPSRADQFEYVMYGKVYRIEGDETSTEAATRLSAYVSYGGLLMRLQGDANNLHGFEVDSRVYLLMKKLAF